From Sporosarcina sp. Te-1, the proteins below share one genomic window:
- a CDS encoding SCO family protein: MTKKVISFFFILTLLTGCGAKSQTGKSIPAFSFTDQNGHVFGTEQLEGKAWIASFIFTKCETVCSPMTSEMATLQKKLAEEGMDVEFVSFTVDPTVDTPEILKHYIAQYTDNESNWHLLTGYSQEEIENLAVSEFQTIVQKPKTSTQVIHGTNFYLIDPTGHVVKEYNYVNDEYRNEMIRDIQRIRK; encoded by the coding sequence GTGACTAAAAAAGTGATCAGTTTCTTTTTCATACTCACACTGTTGACCGGTTGCGGAGCGAAGAGTCAAACAGGGAAAAGCATCCCGGCTTTCTCCTTCACTGACCAAAATGGACATGTATTCGGCACAGAACAATTAGAAGGAAAAGCATGGATTGCCAGTTTTATATTCACAAAATGTGAAACTGTTTGCTCCCCGATGACAAGTGAAATGGCGACGTTGCAAAAGAAACTGGCCGAGGAAGGCATGGATGTTGAATTTGTTTCCTTTACGGTCGATCCGACAGTAGATACACCAGAAATTTTAAAGCATTATATTGCCCAGTATACTGACAATGAATCCAATTGGCACCTGCTGACAGGCTACTCCCAAGAGGAGATCGAAAACTTGGCAGTGTCGGAGTTTCAAACCATCGTCCAAAAGCCAAAAACTTCAACGCAAGTGATCCATGGAACGAATTTTTATTTAATTGACCCGACTGGACACGTAGTGAAGGAGTACAATTATGTCAATGATGAATATAGAAACGAAATGATCCGCGATATACAACGCATCCGAAAATAA
- a CDS encoding cell wall metabolism sensor histidine kinase WalK, with product MKNWTLSRKLLAVLLSSVAFTILFSFFFIHFLYSKLYLDSMEESIVYQGKRTASHYHYGELSDEIIEKIQWYNIVSEYEIIVVDQLDDLTTYFPYKIDYKNLIDKDDYPSLEKGAYVLKKGYVEELGREILGAIFPIKGNDGLIGFIYIYVPLADIQDVFRESIPILIAVGSLFFFILFLVVNRAWQSIFKPLQDLQHLSGEISKGNYSNRMHTGRNDEIGQLAQAFNSMSQSLEQQEEQKKEFTSNIVHELRTPLTYISGYVHVLQEKIYSSPEEAESYLSTIEKETARLNKLINDLAELNHLQAGMYTIERQPIAIAQLLLDTLELFHFRLTEKNLDVQLELEEDLIVEGDPQRIQQVFYNTIDNAIKYSDAHCPLSILLKEMTGLASFRVTNSGITIPEEDISRIGERFFRTDKARNRTTGGTGLGLSIVKEIVRMHDGTFKIISDETTGTTVKIELPCLTIRGKEDKRD from the coding sequence ATGAAAAACTGGACATTGAGCCGGAAATTACTTGCCGTTCTTCTTTCTAGTGTTGCTTTCACCATTTTGTTTTCTTTCTTTTTCATACACTTCCTGTATTCCAAGCTATATTTGGACAGTATGGAAGAATCAATTGTCTATCAAGGAAAACGTACTGCGTCCCACTATCACTACGGGGAGCTGAGTGATGAGATCATCGAGAAAATTCAATGGTACAATATCGTTTCTGAATATGAAATTATCGTGGTCGATCAACTTGACGATTTGACAACCTATTTTCCTTACAAGATTGATTATAAAAATCTGATTGATAAGGACGATTATCCTTCGCTGGAGAAGGGGGCTTACGTTCTCAAAAAAGGCTATGTAGAGGAACTTGGAAGAGAAATTCTTGGCGCCATCTTTCCGATCAAAGGCAACGATGGTTTGATCGGTTTCATTTATATTTACGTTCCTTTAGCGGATATCCAGGATGTGTTCCGTGAAAGTATCCCAATCCTCATTGCCGTAGGCTCCTTGTTTTTCTTCATCTTGTTCCTAGTTGTGAACCGGGCATGGCAATCTATCTTCAAACCGTTGCAAGATCTGCAACATTTGTCAGGCGAAATATCAAAAGGCAACTATTCGAATCGGATGCATACGGGCCGCAACGATGAGATTGGACAATTGGCACAAGCTTTCAATTCGATGAGCCAGTCGCTGGAACAGCAGGAGGAGCAAAAAAAGGAGTTCACTTCAAATATTGTCCATGAATTACGAACTCCCCTGACGTATATCAGTGGGTATGTCCATGTCTTACAGGAAAAAATTTACTCATCACCAGAAGAAGCGGAAAGTTATTTGTCGACAATTGAAAAAGAAACGGCTCGGCTGAATAAATTGATCAATGATCTTGCAGAATTGAATCACCTGCAAGCCGGTATGTATACAATAGAGCGCCAACCGATCGCTATTGCCCAATTACTGCTGGATACATTGGAGTTATTCCATTTCCGACTCACTGAAAAAAATCTGGACGTCCAACTGGAATTAGAGGAAGATCTCATCGTGGAAGGCGATCCCCAACGAATCCAACAAGTCTTTTATAATACGATCGATAACGCGATCAAATATTCGGATGCCCATTGCCCCTTGTCCATACTTTTAAAAGAGATGACTGGACTCGCATCGTTCCGCGTGACCAATTCAGGGATCACCATACCCGAAGAGGACATCAGCCGTATCGGAGAACGTTTCTTCAGAACGGACAAAGCAAGAAACCGGACAACAGGCGGGACTGGTCTAGGGCTTTCGATTGTCAAAGAGATTGTTCGGATGCATGACGGAACTTTCAAAATCATAAGTGATGAAACAACAGGGACAACGGTGAAAATTGAGTTGCCCTGTCTAACGATTCGGGGAAAGGAGGATAAACGTGACTAA
- a CDS encoding general stress protein, protein MTLKKIVENAVQAKKEIEELATQGYSHDDIYIFAHDKKRSDDITEALDTEKVGMAEQGFLDSMKNMFTSRGDELRNKMEAAGLTAEEAADAERELDHGKLVLIAKK, encoded by the coding sequence ATGACATTGAAGAAAATTGTTGAAAATGCAGTGCAAGCAAAAAAAGAGATTGAAGAGTTGGCAACGCAAGGCTACTCACACGATGATATTTACATTTTCGCACATGATAAAAAACGTTCGGATGATATTACAGAAGCGCTCGATACAGAAAAAGTCGGCATGGCGGAGCAAGGCTTCCTTGACAGCATGAAAAATATGTTCACTTCCCGCGGCGATGAATTGCGCAACAAGATGGAAGCAGCCGGCCTGACTGCCGAAGAGGCAGCAGACGCAGAGCGCGAATTGGATCATGGTAAATTGGTTTTAATTGCAAAAAAATAA
- a CDS encoding tyrosine phenol-lyase has protein sequence MTRRTAEPYKIKSVETLAMLSYEERKKALERAGYNTFLIDSADVYIDLLTDSGTTAMSDAQWGALMTGDEAYAGSKSWKRLEQAVREIYGYQYVLPTHQGRGAENILSQLKIKPGDYVPGNMYFTTTRAHQELNGATFVDIIIDEAHDPVVEHPFKGNVDLRKLEDLIEEVGADRIPYVCVAVTVNLAGGQPVSMQNLKDIYMLCKSHSIDVMFDATRCVENAYFIKEREKGHGHRTVADILKEMLSYSDGCTMSGKKDCLVNIGGFLAMNDEELYIRSRELVVVYEGMPSYGGMSGRDMEAMAVGIREAVDDHYIEHRIGQVRYLGQQLIEEGIPVVQPIGGHAVFLDARSFLPHIPQEAFPAQALAAALYLDSGVRSMERGIVSAGRNQRGEHNKPKLELVRLTIPRRVYTHNHMDVVADSIIELYHKRDSICGLQMDYEPPTLRFFTARFSPLAEDGELMN, from the coding sequence TTGACAAGAAGGACGGCAGAGCCGTATAAAATCAAAAGTGTTGAAACGCTTGCGATGTTATCGTATGAAGAACGGAAAAAAGCACTGGAGCGAGCCGGGTATAATACGTTCTTGATCGATTCCGCAGATGTGTACATTGATCTGCTGACTGACAGTGGCACAACGGCGATGAGTGATGCACAGTGGGGAGCACTCATGACAGGTGATGAGGCGTATGCTGGAAGCAAGAGCTGGAAGCGGCTTGAACAAGCAGTTCGGGAAATCTATGGGTACCAATATGTCTTGCCGACACATCAAGGCCGCGGGGCAGAAAATATTCTCTCCCAATTGAAGATCAAGCCGGGTGATTACGTTCCAGGTAATATGTATTTCACTACAACGAGAGCCCACCAAGAACTGAACGGAGCGACATTTGTTGATATTATTATCGACGAAGCACATGATCCGGTAGTCGAGCACCCTTTCAAGGGGAATGTTGACCTCCGAAAGTTGGAGGATCTTATTGAAGAAGTCGGGGCAGATCGGATCCCTTATGTATGTGTTGCCGTTACCGTCAACTTGGCTGGCGGACAGCCCGTGAGTATGCAAAACTTAAAAGATATCTACATGCTTTGCAAGTCTCATTCAATTGATGTGATGTTCGATGCGACTCGTTGTGTTGAAAATGCTTATTTTATTAAGGAACGGGAAAAGGGGCATGGGCACCGTACGGTTGCTGACATTTTAAAGGAAATGCTATCCTATTCGGATGGCTGTACGATGAGCGGGAAAAAGGATTGTCTAGTTAATATTGGCGGCTTTCTGGCGATGAACGATGAGGAGTTGTATATCCGTTCAAGGGAATTGGTTGTAGTCTATGAAGGAATGCCTTCCTACGGGGGCATGTCTGGAAGAGACATGGAAGCGATGGCTGTCGGCATTAGGGAAGCTGTCGATGATCATTATATTGAACATCGGATCGGACAAGTTCGGTATTTGGGCCAGCAACTTATCGAGGAAGGCATTCCGGTAGTTCAGCCAATTGGCGGCCATGCCGTATTTTTGGATGCCCGCTCGTTCTTGCCGCATATTCCGCAGGAAGCATTTCCCGCCCAAGCACTCGCCGCCGCCCTCTATTTGGACTCGGGTGTTCGCAGCATGGAACGGGGCATTGTTTCGGCTGGACGGAATCAGCGGGGAGAACACAATAAGCCAAAATTGGAATTGGTAAGATTGACGATCCCCCGTCGTGTGTATACTCATAACCATATGGATGTGGTCGCAGATTCCATAATCGAGTTGTATCA